One Lujinxingia litoralis genomic window, GGGTCTGCATGTCTACACTCATGGTTCTCCCTGACACGTTGGACAATAGTACGAGGATCGGCCGGCCACCCGCGCCACTTTCAAGGGGGCCTGACAGCGCGGGCAGGGCTCCCCCTCCCGGCCGTAGACCTCAAAAATGTTATCGCCGCCGGCCTCATTCAGATAGGCGATCTCATCGGCCATCGAACGCTGAAGGATCTGATCAAAGTAGCGCGGCATCTCCTTGGCCAGCGCCTCCCACTGCGCATCGTCAAGTTCGCCACAGCGCACCTCCACCGGCAGTTTCAGGCGCCAGAAGAGCTCGCTGATGGCGATGTTTCCCACGCCGGCGACCACCGACTGGTCCAGAAGCGCGCTCTTGAGCAGGCGCCGCGCCGAGCAGGCGGCCTTGAGCCCGGCGGCCGTGGCGTCTTCGGGCTCCGGTCCCATGCGCTGCAGGGCGTCGTAATGGTCGAGCTCCCCGGGACCGAGCACCTCCACATGCCCCAGCCGACGAGGATCTTTAAAAACCAGCCACCCGGCCTCATCGATGCGCCAGGCCAGGCGAGCAAAGCGCGGCTCCGGGGAATCCTCGCAGGTGATTTTGCCGGTCATCCGAAAGTGAAACATCAGCGCAAAGCCCCCCTCCAACTCCGCCCAGAGGTACTTGCCCCGGCGGTGCATCGCGACCAGCCGACGGCCCAGCGCATCTTCGAGCTCGCGGGGCGTTGCATCCCGGAGGACCTTCGGATCGATCAGGCGCACCTCCCGGGCGCAGCGATGCTGCCACCAGCGCTCGACATTGCGGCGAGCCACCTCCACTTCGGCCAGCTCAGGCATTGGAGTGCTCCGTATCGGCCGGCTGTGTCGGGGGAGCCGACTCGTACCGCCCCTGAAGCCAGGCGGCCATCGGCTCAAAAACCGCCTCGCGGGCCCCGTGCGAGATGAAGAGGTCGGCGTGAGCGTGGGGGTAACGCGCATCGCCCACGCGCACCACCTCGATCTGGCGCGAGGCGATATGATCAAACACCGAGAGCGCGGCCGGCGGCGGCACGATGCCATCCTGGTTGGCCAGCACGCACATCAGGGGCACGTCCACCTGGTCGAGGGCGTCGCTGACGTTGAGCCCGTCGACGACCAGGTCGCGCGCCTTAAGCCAGTGTGCGATCTGCCGGGTGAGTCGACGGCTCGGGTCATCGATGGTCTTGATCAGCTCGTCGGCGGCGTCCAGATCGATGATTTCGGGGTTTAAGTAAAGCTGGAGCAGTCCCGGGAAGCGCCGGGCCAGCGGCAGCGCCAGACGCGCCATGCGCCGGGTGCCCCGGACCGGCACCGCCCCGGCCAGCCCTGGCGAGGCCAGCACCAGACGCACCAGCGGATGGGAATGCGTCCAGCGCAGCGGGCCACCGATCGAGATCACCGAACCCACGTGATGCTCCCGGGGATGGTGCGCCAGGTAGGCGTAGATCACCGTCGCCCCCAGGCTGCACCCCACCAGATCGAGGGCGTCGGGCTCAAGGAGGCTCTCGGTGAGCACGAAGTCGCGCACCTGGGGCAGGTCGACCAGCGCCAGCTCCTTAAACCCGTGATCCTCCACCCCCGGCCAGCGGCGCCGGGCATCGCCCTGCCCCCGCAGGTTGGCGGTCCACACCTCGAAGCCGCGGGCCACCAGGTGTTCGACCATCGAGGGGCCGCCCGGGTGGAAGCTCAAGATGAAGGTGTTCATCGCGTAGCCCGGGATCATCAGCACCGGACGGCGCCCCGGGACCAGCGTCTGCGGGTCGGAGAAGCGCTTCAAGTGCAGATCCCAGCCCTGGCCGTTGTTGAGGCGAAAGACATCGATGTGCATGGGGTACGTCGTGTGCGGGAAGAAGTGCGGTGGGAGCGCCGCCGGAGGTGGGGCGGGGAGCCATGCCCCGGGCGCCGACAGGATGCCGGCTGCCCGGAGCTATAGCGCAGAACCTTACTTCGCGTCTTCGCGAAGTTTATCGAGCACCGAGGCATCTTCGAGCGTGGAGGTGTCTCCGCTCTGGCGCCCGGCGGCGATGTCGGCC contains:
- a CDS encoding Fpg/Nei family DNA glycosylase; protein product: MPELAEVEVARRNVERWWQHRCAREVRLIDPKVLRDATPRELEDALGRRLVAMHRRGKYLWAELEGGFALMFHFRMTGKITCEDSPEPRFARLAWRIDEAGWLVFKDPRRLGHVEVLGPGELDHYDALQRMGPEPEDATAAGLKAACSARRLLKSALLDQSVVAGVGNIAISELFWRLKLPVEVRCGELDDAQWEALAKEMPRYFDQILQRSMADEIAYLNEAGGDNIFEVYGREGEPCPRCQAPLKVARVAGRSSYYCPTCQGEP
- a CDS encoding alpha/beta hydrolase, coding for MHIDVFRLNNGQGWDLHLKRFSDPQTLVPGRRPVLMIPGYAMNTFILSFHPGGPSMVEHLVARGFEVWTANLRGQGDARRRWPGVEDHGFKELALVDLPQVRDFVLTESLLEPDALDLVGCSLGATVIYAYLAHHPREHHVGSVISIGGPLRWTHSHPLVRLVLASPGLAGAVPVRGTRRMARLALPLARRFPGLLQLYLNPEIIDLDAADELIKTIDDPSRRLTRQIAHWLKARDLVVDGLNVSDALDQVDVPLMCVLANQDGIVPPPAALSVFDHIASRQIEVVRVGDARYPHAHADLFISHGAREAVFEPMAAWLQGRYESAPPTQPADTEHSNA